AGTCTCATCTTCCGGCCGGACACCACGTTTGTGATGACGTGCTCCTGCGGCGTGTGCTGGTAGATCCTGTCGGTCCACTCATTGACGGTGACCACCTCGCGTCCCTCCTGATAGAGCGCATTCTCCCGCGTCTTGTCAATGAAGTGGCAGCCCTGGAGGCCAGTGATCTGACATCGCCGCACATCGGGCACCTTTAGGTAGGTGTGCAGCAGCATGTTGAAGGTGAAGCTCAGCTCCTTGCTGGGATTGTAGACTCCTATGTGGAAGTGCAGCTCCTTTTCGCGCAGGATCAGCCGATAAGTGATGCGAAACCTTCAAGGCAAAACGAGTTAGTCAGAtgatattttgtaatttggtCGAAGTATCAccctaaaataaatatatccaaACATTCTAAATAGAAAGATTAATCTCATAAAACGTATGATAATTCTTTTTAATGGGCTATCAGACCGTATTAACTTCCAAACTTACTGATAGTTCCAGATGGATCGCGTAAAGTCGTTGTCCATCAGCGAGAATATGGCCTCCACATCGCCATTGTGCAGCCTGTCTGGCGGCCTCTCCAGGTGCCACCTGGTAATCCTCGCAAATCCATGCTGTGGCCCGAAGGACCAGGCACCGAACTGAGCTGAAATTGTGGGCAAAAATTAACTAATCGCTGTGGAAAAAAGCTGCTGGATCTTGGCAAACTTACGAAAGACAAACGGAATCCCACCACGTATCGCCTTCTTGCCATCGAATGAGGCCAGTTTGCTGGGGAAAAACAAGATGGGTTGGAGGGAAAAGGCTCGTTTAATTCGGTTAGACGGTACTCGAAAATATTCCGGTCATAAAAACGCTTGCAGACCGAGACAGACATTCAGAAATTCAGAAATGCTATTAGCAGAAAAAAGTGTCTGGCAAAATGCTCCTTGCCCCTTTTTTgcgtgtgttttgtttttctcctGTCGCTGAGGATGACGTTGCCGCGAGATGGGACTTGCCTTGGGTTTCGTCTCAGCTAATTTGCCGACGCATCCATCAAGCAACTCCTTCTGCCCCTGGATCTACCTAAGCTGCTCCTCCACTTTCTGTGCAtcatttgtaaatgtttttagCTGTGGATCGCATTGGACATGGCCAAATTTCGTTAATATTCTGAGATTTTAGCGTGGCATTTACTTGAAAGCGGAATTACTGTCAGTCTTAAATAGTGAAATAGTTTTCTTAAATACAAAATCGTATACATCTGAATTTTCGAGCTGGCTCAAATTAATAGAGCATAAGGATTATAGCCACAAAATATTCACCTgattattaaatttgtttcatAATTATGAAGATAATCAATCTACTTTTCAAGTGTCTTTACCCAaagattttctatttttgtatatttcgaAATAAGGTTATTTAACCCAGGCAGTCTCGAACCgggtaaataattaatttagttttcCACTTGCTCGCCTTGTCCACGACCACTGCCAGTTTTTAGTGGGTTTCCGAATGCCGAATGActgttggccacaaaaacCGTCGAAAACTTTGCAGCAgacgaaacaaaaaagaagttAGAAGCGCCGATGAGGGGCTAACACACTccaatgtatttgtatttgtgtttctgtttgtgtgggagctggccaagaaccCGAGAATTGGCCGTAAGTTGATGGGGCCACGAACCACTGTGCTTAGTGGAGGGCCTCCCCATGTAGTGGGGATTTATCGATCTAGCTGGCCGCGCCAAAAACTCCATTCATAAAAACTTGCACATTGTTTTGCCACAAAGGGGGGAGGAGGCCATGGAAGGGGGATTGGGAAGCCCAGAACAGGAGTAGGCAGCAACAGGGCGAAAAAAACGGCCATCAATGGAGGCAGCTCCTCTTGGTTGCAAGTGCAACGGCTCCTAGTTGGCGAGCAGGGGCATTCCCCCGCCCCCGTCCCTGTCGCTGTCCCAgtgtttttgtgcttttgcCATTCGGTCGCTTTTGGTTCGGTTCGCTGGTTCGACGTTTGGGCCCGCTCGGTCCCGACGTGTTTTTTGTTGGGTGTcatacaaaaacattttgccgcCAAACAGAATGGCtaaggctgctgctgctgctgctgctcctcctcctgcttctgctcctgcccAACCTGTCAGCCGCCTTCCCTCTGCatgctccttctcctgcagCGATGCAAACTTTGCGAATCACTTTTTTGGTTGCATGACCAACGCACAGCACACCGTGGGCTTGCGTAAGTTCGGGCTTAAAGTTCggccaacgcggcgtatgagcaatgttTAAAGGGTGCTACCTGGCAGAGTTCAGTCCACTCACCTGACAAACAACTGCTCCTGATTGTTTACCCGCCAGGACACGACCGTGGCACCTGCAAACAGAAGGTAGGCAAATAGTTCGGCttattcaacaaatatttacgaaAAAGATTGGCAAAGTACATAAGGAATACCGTGAAATAATAACTGAAGATGTACGGGTTTCTGGAAGGATATAGGACTATGTGTACTAATCAAGTGCCCCAATTAAACAGACTTTAACTCAAGATTTCAGAGGAGCTTAACTAGTTTGTAGTTTTATATAATCGTACTATACTACGCTTTAGTACAGTACCAATTACCTGAGTAGAATTAaatgtatctacatatatttatgACACATCAGGCTTATTTAATCACATTTAATCGTATATTCGTTGGAAGTAGTTTCAGTAACATCGGAACTTGTAAATCAATGAATGAATTCGAAGCTGGATCAACAGTCGGCAAAGCCAAGTACATGACGCACACACTTCTAACCCAcatggccaacacacacacacacacatgcgcacACAATCGCACAGTAAGTAACTGGCCTGTAAGTAAACTAACTGGCTGAGACCGAATCTCTGGTACAGTTAAAGACTGGGATATGGGTTGGTTTTGGTTACGCTACGGGTATGGATCTCTGGGCATGACGATGGCCTACGGCCAATGGGTGGGTGAGCACTTGGCTGCGTGGGAGGAGCCGCTGCTGTTCCCAAAATCTCGCTCAGTTGGCCCCAATGTGCGATGGGCTTTCAGCAGGCCACAACCACTGCTCTGGTACCTTGATTATTATGATTGGAAACACTTCATGTCAAGTTTAGTTAAAACTCCCTCGAAAACTTATAATTAACATTGTTCGAATTACGTGTGATAAGATACACTGAAAGGAAGACAATGGATTGTTcgttaaataaatcaattgatGAAAACAGAATCTGAAAGGCATCAGTTTtagaatatgtatatgtatcttaGTTTTTAAAAGGCCATGTGATAGTGCAGAAAGTAAGTGGAacacgaaaaataaaaaaaaaaggtctGGATCGTTACCATAAAACAGATATCTTTTAGAATATGATTcgaaatgaatttattaaagAGCCATAAATTACAGAAAATGTGCCATGTCTTTCCTATAGAAACAATCTGTGCAATGAAGATTTTGAGGACTTTTACCTAATAGTCTAATCTAATGTTTGGATACGTAGTTGTTTCTTTGCGTGTACGATCTACTGTCTGTTCCAAACGCTGTTGTGTCTCTCGCTGTCTGACTGTTGCTCAAACGGCTGCGACTTGCAAACCAACGTGGGCAGGCCAGACACAGGCAGTCGTAATTGTTGAAAGTACGCTGGGTACCAGTACCAGCTCACAACTCACATAGGTGCTCATAGAGAGGGGCTTGTATATATGTGCCTATATGCGAACAATATATATAACGCCTAATCGAAATGTGCTGCGAGTAGGAGCCGCATCGGCGCAGCTGGGATCGGAACTCCAAGCTCAAACTCCAACTCTAAGCTCTAAGCTGCTCCAAAACCGAATCCCAACTGATCCCCAGCGATTGGATGGAGTGggacatatacatataccacCTAAACTGCTACGATCTCGGCTGATAAGATAGCGAAAGCCCTCTAGCTGGTGCGTAGAACAGCGAAAGGTAAAAACAAGGTTATTTCCAGAACGAATTGATAACCTCCAGAGGTCGCGAATATATCAAATAGGGGGCGAAACGGGTTTCGGTTTTGGAAACTCCCGGGGAACGCGAAAGTCTAAGCCAATCATCCGCTAAAAATAACGCCAACAGAATTTTGGCACGGTGCTGGTGGTGTCTTCGTTAATTATGATTAATTGGGCGCTTGCTAttcatttgttgtttattgtattgcttttattttaagacTTTCTGCTCACCGTGCAAATTGATGGTGCAGGTTGTATTATTTCCGCGATCCAGAACAACTACACTCGTTGCGGCCATTGCGGCCGCTGTGGTGGCCATTTTGGATTTTCGTAACGGTAAAGGTATATCCGGCGGATCGCTTGAGATcctgtgtatgggtgtgtgggtgCCTACTGAGGGAGtatattttcgaaaaattGGGAAGAAAAAACTGTTGCTCCGTGGCACTTAAAGCAAGGCGATCTGGTTTCGTACTCAAAACTGGCGTCGATTGAACTTTAATTTGCGCATTTACATAATGTTTGCAAAAATTATTCTGCACACAAAGCACCGCACTCACACAGACGCGccctctcacacac
This genomic stretch from Drosophila teissieri strain GT53w chromosome 2L, Prin_Dtei_1.1, whole genome shotgun sequence harbors:
- the LOC122618613 gene encoding glucose-6-phosphate 1-epimerase isoform X2 yields the protein MATTAAAMAATSVVVLDRGNNTTCTINLHGATVVSWRVNNQEQLFVSKLASFDGKKAIRGGIPFVFPQFGAWSFGPQHGFARITRWHLERPPDRLHNGDVEAIFSLMDNDFTRSIWNYQFRITYRLILREKELHFHIGVYNPSKELSFTFNMLLHTYLKVPDVRRCQITGLQGCHFIDKTRENALYQEGREVVTVNEWTDRIYQHTPQEHVITNVVSGRKMRLHKYNFPDTVIWNPWIDRSREMSDFGDDEFPNMLCVEAGNVTSPVILLPGTAFEASQILQIIIEGNVSRKTKRNR
- the LOC122618613 gene encoding glucose-6-phosphate 1-epimerase isoform X1 encodes the protein MATTAAAMAATSVVVLDRGNNTTCTINLHGATVVSWRVNNQEQLFVSKLASFDGKKAIRGGIPFVFPQFGAWSFGPQHGFARITRWHLERPPDRLHNGDVEAIFSLMDNDFTRSIWNYQFRITYRLILREKELHFHIGVYNPSKELSFTFNMLLHTYLKVPDVRRCQITGLQGCHFIDKTRENALYQEGREVVTVNEWTDRIYQHTPQEHVITNVVSGRKMRLHKYNFPDTVIWNPWIDRSREMSDFGDDEFPNMLCVEAGNVTSPVILLPGTAFEASQILQQFKCPYTIDPSSWKKNYLTNFLQYD